The Longimicrobiales bacterium genome has a window encoding:
- the hslV gene encoding ATP-dependent protease subunit HslV → MRATTIVAVRHNGRVALGGDGQVTLGDTVMKASAMKVRKLKDGAVLAGFAGSVADAFTLFEKFEEKLERYPGNLSKAVVELAKEWRTDRFLRRLEALLAVADRNHLFVISGDGNVIEPDDQIAAIGSGGGFALAAARALKGNTALTAPEIVKQSLSIAADICIYTNQHITVLELE, encoded by the coding sequence ATGCGCGCGACGACGATCGTCGCGGTGCGGCATAATGGACGGGTCGCGCTGGGCGGAGATGGGCAGGTAACGCTCGGTGATACGGTGATGAAGGCGTCGGCCATGAAGGTCCGGAAGCTGAAGGACGGCGCGGTACTGGCCGGCTTCGCGGGCTCGGTCGCGGACGCATTCACGCTGTTCGAGAAGTTCGAGGAGAAGCTGGAGCGGTATCCGGGCAACCTGTCGAAGGCGGTGGTCGAGCTGGCGAAGGAATGGCGGACGGACCGGTTCCTGAGACGCCTCGAGGCACTGCTGGCGGTCGCGGATCGAAACCACCTGTTCGTGATCAGCGGCGATGGCAACGTAATCGAGCCGGATGACCAGATCGCGGCGATTGGAAGCGGCGGCGGGTTTGCGCTGGCAGCGGCGCGTGCGCTGAAGGGAAATACAGCGCTCACGGCGCCGGAGATCGTGAAGCAGTCGCTCAGCATTGCGGCGGATATCTGCATCTATACGAATCAGCACATCACGGTACTGGAGCTGGAGTAG